Proteins encoded within one genomic window of Felis catus isolate Fca126 chromosome C1, F.catus_Fca126_mat1.0, whole genome shotgun sequence:
- the RRAGC gene encoding ras-related GTP-binding protein C yields MSLQYGAEETPLAGSYGAADSFPKDFGYGVEEEEEEAAAAAGGVGAGAGGGCGPGGADSSKPRILLMGLRRSGKSSIQKVVFHKMSPNETLFLESTNKIYKDDISNSSFVNFQIWDFPGQMDFFDPTFDYEMIFRGTGALIYVIDAQDDYMEALTRLHITVSKAYKVNPDMNFEVFIHKVDGLSDDHKIETQRDIHQRANDDLADAGLEKLHLSFYLTSIYDHSIFEAFSKVVQKLIPQLPTLENLLNIFISNSGIEKAFLFDVVSKIYIATDSSPVDMQSYELCCDMIDVVIDVSCIYGLKEDGSGSAYDKESMAIIKLNNTTVLYLKEVTKFLALVCILREESFERKGLIDYNFHCFRKAIHEVFEVGVTSHRSCGHQTSAPSLKALAHNGTPRNAI; encoded by the exons ATGTCCCTGCAGTACGGGGCGGAGGAGACGCCCCTGGCCGGCAGTTACGGCGCGGCGGATTCGTTCCCGAAGGACTTCGGCTACGgcgtggaggaggaggaagaggaggcggCAGCCGCGGCCGGTGGGGTTGGGGCGGGGGCCGGCGGAGGCTGTGGCCCGGGGGgcgctgacagctccaagccgaGGATTCTGCTCATGGGACTCCGGCGCAGCGGCAAGTCCTCCATCCAGAAG GTGGTGTTTCATAAAATGTCACCCAACGAGACCCTCTTTTTGGAAAGTACCAACAAGATCTATAAAGATGACATTTCCAATAGCTCCTTTGTGAATTTCCAGATCTGGGATTTTCCTGGGCAAATGGACTTTTTTGACCCAACTTTTGACTACGAGATGATCTTCAGGGGAACCGGAGCGTTGATATATGTCATTGATGCACAG GATGACTACATGGAGGCTTTAACAAGACTTCACATTACTGTTTCTAAAGCCTACAAAGTTAACCCAGACATGAATTTTGAGGTTTTTATTCACAAAGTTGATGGTCTGTCTGATGATcacaaaatagaaacacagaGGGACATTCATCAAAGGGCCAATGATGACCTTGCAGATGCTGGGCTAGAAAAACTCCACCTTAG cttttatttgaCTAGTATCTATGACCATTCAATATTTGAAGCCTTTAGTAAGGTGGTGCAGAAACTCATCCCTCAACTGCCGACTTTGGAAAACCTATTAAATATCTTTATATCA aatTCAGGTATTGAAAAAGCTTTTCTCTTCGATGTTGTCAGCAAAATCTACATTGCAACAGACAGTTCACCTGTGGATATGCAATCTTATGAACTTTGCTGTGACATGATTGATGTTGTAATTGATGTATCTTGTATATATGG gtTAAAGGAAGATGGAAGTGGAAGTGCTTATGACAAAGAATCTATGGCAATTATCAAGCTGAATAATACAACTGTCCTTTATTTAAAGGAAGTGACTAAATTTTTGGCACTGGTCTGCATTCTTAGGGAAGAAAGTTTTGAACGAAAAG GTTTAATAGACTACAACTTCCACTGTTTCCGAAAAGCTATTCATGAGGTTTTTGAGGTGGGTGTGACTTCTCACAGGAGCTGTGGTCACCAGACCAGTGCCCCCAGCCTGAAAGCATTGGCACACAATGGCACGCCGCGAAATGCCATCTAG